In the genome of Caldisericia bacterium, the window TGTAGAACAAGATTTACCAAGAGAACTATTGCCCCTTAAGATATTCTACAGGTATTACTGGGAAACAACTGATTTTAAAGACTATGATGAAGTTTTTAAAATATATTGGTCAGAAAAACTCAATCCTTACATTTATGAATTTATAAAGAAATACTTTTACGGTTGTTCATTACAATTTGTTGAAGAAGGTTTTAGAGCAAGATTATATCGGATATGGATGTCTATTCTTACTCAGTTCCATTTTCAATATTTATGGAATGCACTATTCGTAGAGAAGATAATTTCTTCTGCAGAATTAGATATGATGGGAATCGACGCTATTGTTGCATTGGATAACATAAAAGTTGCCATTCAAGTTAAGAAAGTATCATATAGAAGGGAAGCATCTGACCGTAGATTTACAAGAAGACAACAAACTCATGCTGACATTATTGTGGAAGTACCGTACTTAGTAATAGACATAGAAGAACTAAAAAACAAACTAGAAAATCCTAGAGTGAGAGAATCAACAAAAATAAAATCTCAAAATGCTTTAGACGTATTCAATAAAAATTTCATTAAACTTGATAATGAGTTCGTTATTTTTAGAGAGGAATACTTAAAACATACATATCAGGTAATACTTAAAAAGATAAAAACAACTGGAAAGGGAAATAAGATAACTTATGAGGAAATTTTAATATGGTAAAACATAAAACTACATTCGGCTTCAGAGCGAAACGCTTCGTCGCCTCACTCCTCGCCTTGCTTACGCTCGGTCATATAACAGCAGATAAAGTGGATAAAGCATGAAGAAACTCATGTTTAAAGAGTTACCCAAAAAGATCCTTGAGGAAGGAATAAAATGAATAGGAATAAGACTGGAAACACCAAACTCATTTACTACCTCCAAGAGTTCTACCCAGTCAGAAATCTCCCTTAAAATTTAACCTCTGTAACTCAACATCCACGGACAACGAGTTCTTCTCTATAATTTTCCTTCTTTTGCCTGTTAGTCATACCAAAACACTCTTTCCTGTAACTGCAC includes:
- a CDS encoding TaqI family restriction endonuclease, which encodes MTRNWKEDLKKFENFLKKINIEKYAYLRQIKTVEQDLPRELLPLKIFYRYYWETTDFKDYDEVFKIYWSEKLNPYIYEFIKKYFYGCSLQFVEEGFRARLYRIWMSILTQFHFQYLWNALFVEKIISSAELDMMGIDAIVALDNIKVAIQVKKVSYRREASDRRFTRRQQTHADIIVEVPYLVIDIEELKNKLENPRVRESTKIKSQNALDVFNKNFIKLDNEFVIFREEYLKHTYQVILKKIKTTGKGNKITYEEILIW